In Anaerobacillus isosaccharinicus, one genomic interval encodes:
- the hemC gene encoding hydroxymethylbilane synthase — MRKIIVGSRKSQLALTQTNWVIEQLKNIGGPFEFEVKKIVTKGDQILDVTLSKVGGKGLFVKEIEQAMLDNDIDMAVHSMKDMPAVLQEGLTIGCVPTRVDPRDALISNSGKGLMELDPGTVVGTSSLRRSAQLLAKRPDLEVKWIRGNIDSRIKKCRDGEYDAIILAAAGLERMGWSADVVTEYISSELCVPAVGQGALGIECRTNDTELRELLAKFTDAVTERCVTAERAFLHKIEGGCQVPIAGFAELNENGEIVLVGLVGSPDGKTILHETLVGTDAQSLGEELAVKLLDKGAKEILDAVRADLDK; from the coding sequence ATGAGAAAAATTATTGTAGGTTCTAGGAAAAGTCAGCTAGCTTTAACTCAAACGAACTGGGTAATTGAACAGTTAAAAAATATAGGTGGTCCATTTGAGTTTGAAGTTAAAAAGATTGTTACTAAAGGGGACCAAATTTTAGATGTAACACTGTCTAAAGTTGGTGGTAAAGGCTTATTTGTAAAAGAAATAGAGCAAGCAATGCTTGATAACGATATAGATATGGCGGTTCATAGTATGAAGGATATGCCTGCTGTACTTCAAGAAGGATTAACAATCGGTTGTGTACCAACGCGTGTTGATCCACGTGACGCTCTTATTTCAAATAGTGGCAAAGGATTAATGGAACTTGATCCAGGTACAGTTGTGGGAACAAGCAGTTTACGTCGTTCTGCTCAACTTTTAGCAAAGCGTCCAGACTTAGAAGTAAAATGGATCCGCGGGAATATCGACTCACGTATTAAAAAATGCAGAGACGGTGAGTACGATGCGATTATTTTAGCTGCAGCTGGATTAGAGCGTATGGGCTGGAGTGCTGATGTTGTCACCGAATATATTTCTTCAGAGTTATGTGTACCTGCAGTTGGGCAAGGTGCATTAGGAATCGAGTGCCGTACAAATGATACTGAGTTAAGAGAGTTGCTTGCTAAGTTTACAGATGCTGTAACAGAGCGTTGTGTAACTGCAGAGCGTGCCTTCCTCCACAAAATTGAGGGTGGTTGCCAAGTACCTATTGCTGGATTTGCAGAGTTAAATGAAAACGGTGAGATTGTGTTAGTTGGTCTAGTTGGATCTCCTGATGGAAAAACAATTTTACATGAAACATTAGTTGGAACAGATGCACAAAGCTTAGGAGAAGAGTTAGCTGTGAAACTTCTTGATAAAGGTGCAAAAGAAATACTTGATGCTGTTAGAGCAGATTTAGATAAATAA
- the hemA gene encoding glutamyl-tRNA reductase: MHILVTSLNYKSTPVEIREKFTFQGEERTCAIQKLKNTKSILEGVIVSTCNRTEIYAVVDQMHTGRYYLKNFLSEWFDLPIDDFVDYLDIYEDDRAIEHLLRVTCGLNSMVVGETQILGQIKESFLFAQEQNATGTVFNQLFKQAVTLAKRAHSETSIGENAVSVSYAAVELGKKIFGDFKNKHVLIFGAGKMSELTGKHLHANGVGKVTVINRTMSKAIELADKFLGEARSLNELTQALVEADILISSTGAKDYVVTKDMVASIIKKRKGRPLFMVDIAVPRDIEPSLSELESVYLYDIDDLEGIVAANLDERKREADKIEIMIDNEMADFKNWLGTLGVVPIISSLRTKALTVQEETMASLERKLPNLSEREKKVLSKHMKSIVNQLLRDPIVAAKELAAEPDADESLALFTRIFALETEAPEEKESCSQLERKAEKFEAVAYAKDAVVRS, from the coding sequence GTGCACATCCTAGTTACTAGTTTAAACTATAAGTCAACGCCTGTAGAAATTCGTGAAAAGTTCACGTTCCAAGGGGAGGAGCGAACTTGCGCGATTCAAAAACTTAAAAATACAAAGAGCATCCTAGAGGGTGTAATCGTTTCCACATGTAATCGGACAGAGATTTATGCTGTTGTCGATCAAATGCATACTGGTAGATATTATCTGAAAAATTTCTTGTCAGAGTGGTTTGATCTTCCGATTGATGATTTTGTGGATTATTTAGATATTTATGAAGATGATCGTGCTATTGAACACTTATTACGTGTAACTTGTGGACTAAATTCGATGGTTGTCGGTGAAACGCAAATTTTAGGGCAGATCAAAGAAAGTTTCTTGTTTGCACAAGAACAAAATGCTACAGGTACAGTATTTAATCAACTATTTAAGCAAGCTGTTACACTAGCTAAGCGCGCTCACTCAGAAACTTCAATTGGTGAGAATGCGGTTTCGGTTAGTTATGCTGCTGTTGAATTAGGAAAGAAAATTTTTGGCGACTTTAAAAATAAGCATGTTCTTATTTTTGGAGCTGGAAAAATGAGTGAATTAACGGGGAAACACCTTCATGCTAACGGAGTAGGCAAGGTGACCGTCATTAATAGAACAATGTCAAAAGCGATTGAGCTTGCAGATAAATTTTTAGGTGAAGCAAGGTCGTTAAATGAATTAACTCAAGCACTAGTAGAAGCAGATATTCTAATTAGTTCTACTGGAGCTAAAGATTATGTCGTTACAAAAGACATGGTTGCCTCTATTATTAAAAAGCGTAAAGGACGCCCACTATTTATGGTAGATATTGCGGTCCCACGTGATATAGAGCCTTCTTTAAGTGAACTAGAGAGCGTTTATTTATATGATATTGATGACTTGGAAGGAATTGTAGCAGCAAATCTTGATGAGCGAAAACGAGAAGCGGATAAGATTGAGATCATGATTGATAATGAAATGGCGGATTTTAAAAACTGGCTGGGCACATTGGGAGTGGTTCCGATTATTTCTTCATTACGTACAAAGGCTCTTACTGTTCAAGAAGAAACGATGGCAAGTTTAGAGCGAAAGCTACCTAATTTATCAGAACGTGAAAAGAAAGTTCTAAGTAAGCACATGAAGAGTATAGTAAACCAACTTTTACGTGATCCGATCGTTGCTGCTAAAGAATTAGCTGCTGAACCTGACGCTGACGAATCATTAGCTTTGTTTACAAGAATATTTGCTCTTGAAACTGAAGCTCCTGAGGAGAAGGAATCCTGTAGTCAGTTGGAGAGAAAAGCAGAGAAGTTTGAAGCAGTTGCTTATGCTAAAGATGCTGTTGTTCGCTCCTAA
- the spoVID gene encoding stage VI sporulation protein D — translation MTQDHSSKLSFSIEESVWLNRGQEVDEIVSLSLDPEITVQEHGEYVLIRGGLKLTGEYRSSGNDGVTEGENESLSSQVAFRSIEEVTLNEDGTGEIRHHFPIDVTIPQERIRSLDDIYVIVDSFDYDLPERGCIQLTADISITGMSTGKLDRELTEEIVTTMEEDRNFHFEAYNEEREEAQELAGNETEAETEVEAQFPTNEEIPELVVEDSPTQENGQRPEEDETIVQFPTFEAAESTVVEEVRAEVEETVEVEQDFSDELEVVSEVSEVKEVQSPAIAFGVVKERPKTETTQVVEQSETKNNAFSVSKSFSGERKRESKKEVKQEQSQQQKPRNEANDQNQENTVEEAKTPREENALYLTKMLTKGEGEQFKKLKLCIIRENETLETIASRYEITQSTLIRINRLDDANVEEGQILYIPVTQ, via the coding sequence TTGACACAAGATCATTCATCAAAGCTATCATTTTCCATTGAAGAATCAGTGTGGCTCAATAGAGGTCAAGAAGTAGACGAAATTGTATCTCTATCATTAGATCCGGAAATTACAGTACAAGAGCATGGAGAATACGTATTAATTCGTGGTGGCTTGAAGCTAACGGGGGAATATCGCTCTAGTGGTAATGACGGCGTAACAGAAGGTGAAAATGAATCGCTTTCGTCCCAAGTAGCATTTCGTTCAATTGAAGAAGTAACGTTAAATGAGGATGGAACAGGTGAGATTAGACATCACTTCCCTATTGATGTAACAATTCCACAAGAGCGAATTAGAAGTTTAGACGACATTTATGTCATTGTTGATTCATTTGATTATGATTTACCAGAACGAGGATGCATCCAACTGACAGCGGATATATCGATTACCGGTATGTCGACAGGCAAATTAGACCGAGAACTTACTGAAGAGATCGTAACTACGATGGAAGAAGACCGTAACTTCCATTTTGAAGCATACAACGAGGAACGAGAAGAGGCACAAGAGCTAGCTGGAAATGAAACTGAAGCTGAAACAGAAGTAGAAGCACAGTTTCCTACCAATGAAGAAATTCCAGAGTTAGTAGTTGAAGATAGCCCAACTCAAGAAAATGGTCAGCGACCAGAAGAAGATGAAACAATCGTTCAGTTCCCAACATTTGAAGCGGCAGAATCTACTGTTGTGGAAGAAGTACGTGCAGAAGTGGAAGAAACAGTTGAAGTTGAGCAGGACTTTTCTGATGAATTAGAAGTAGTGTCTGAGGTTTCAGAGGTAAAAGAAGTTCAATCACCAGCAATTGCTTTTGGTGTTGTAAAAGAACGTCCAAAAACTGAGACTACACAAGTTGTGGAACAATCTGAAACGAAGAATAATGCATTTAGTGTCTCAAAAAGCTTTTCTGGCGAAAGAAAACGAGAGTCGAAAAAAGAAGTGAAACAAGAGCAGAGTCAACAGCAAAAACCAAGAAATGAAGCTAACGATCAAAATCAGGAAAATACAGTTGAAGAAGCAAAAACTCCTAGAGAAGAAAATGCTTTGTATTTAACAAAGATGCTAACAAAGGGAGAAGGAGAGCAATTTAAAAAGCTAAAGCTTTGTATTATACGTGAAAATGAAACGTTAGAGACGATTGCATCTCGCTATGAAATCACACAGAGTACATTAATTAGAATTAATCGGTTAGATGATGCCAATGTGGAAGAAGGGCAGATTTTATATATACCTGTAACACAATAA
- a CDS encoding ABC transporter permease produces the protein MKIAIQFAWKIIKEKRHRAFLLGGSTAVAAFLLFTSYFFIHSLNASLVALDGRLGADIIVVPKGMGSYAGENIFSGAVSELYLDERHAMEKILAIEDITEWAPQLFLQTISTSCCGTMGDFPVVAFDPDLDFTLSSFMPGSQQLGENEIVIGVNAGGDRFLYHYNDEYIKEKVMLFLQPFIVKNALFPTGTGADETIFMRLDTARKLIENIDSLQHISATALSAIYINTTPHTELFVKQQLEMELEGMDVVLGTGLKEQLKQQMFPLKLLSYVMIAVALLLNLLQVATLFTALIRERQKEIGILFALGVLKRQVYQLLLWEAGIVSFIGSFVGVLFSLSILYDRQTLLYMIFQLPLKFPDFQTTFVISFITITIITFCTIIAALYPVHSFFSREPYEVIREGEN, from the coding sequence TTGAAAATAGCCATTCAATTTGCCTGGAAAATCATTAAAGAAAAGCGCCATAGAGCATTTTTACTTGGAGGAAGCACAGCAGTCGCAGCCTTTTTATTATTTACTAGCTACTTTTTTATTCATTCGTTAAATGCTAGTTTGGTTGCTCTTGATGGCCGTTTAGGAGCGGATATCATCGTAGTTCCTAAAGGAATGGGTTCTTATGCGGGTGAAAATATCTTCTCTGGAGCAGTTAGTGAACTTTATTTAGACGAACGTCATGCCATGGAAAAAATATTAGCCATTGAAGATATTACCGAGTGGGCGCCACAACTGTTTCTGCAAACGATATCAACATCTTGTTGTGGCACAATGGGGGACTTTCCCGTTGTTGCTTTTGACCCTGATCTCGATTTTACATTAAGTTCGTTTATGCCAGGTTCACAACAATTAGGAGAAAATGAAATTGTTATTGGCGTGAATGCCGGTGGCGACCGTTTTTTATATCATTATAATGACGAATATATAAAAGAAAAAGTGATGCTATTTTTACAACCTTTTATTGTGAAAAATGCACTGTTTCCTACAGGTACAGGTGCTGATGAAACCATTTTTATGAGGTTAGATACAGCGAGAAAGCTAATCGAAAATATAGATTCGTTACAACATATTTCTGCTACAGCTCTTTCTGCTATTTACATAAATACAACTCCTCATACAGAGCTTTTTGTGAAGCAACAACTAGAAATGGAACTAGAAGGAATGGATGTCGTATTAGGAACAGGACTAAAAGAGCAGCTTAAACAACAGATGTTTCCTTTAAAGCTACTAAGCTACGTTATGATAGCGGTAGCTTTATTACTTAACCTTCTTCAAGTTGCAACGCTTTTTACAGCGTTAATTCGAGAGCGACAAAAGGAAATAGGGATCCTGTTTGCCTTGGGTGTCCTAAAGCGGCAAGTATACCAGCTCTTATTATGGGAAGCTGGAATTGTATCGTTTATTGGCAGTTTTGTGGGAGTACTTTTTTCGTTAAGTATTTTGTATGATCGTCAAACGCTTTTGTATATGATTTTTCAGCTACCACTAAAATTTCCAGATTTTCAAACAACGTTTGTTATTAGTTTTATAACCATAACGATCATTACATTTTGTACGATAATCGCTGCACTTTATCCAGTTCACTCCTTTTTTTCGAGAGAACCTTATGAGGTTATTAGAGAAGGTGAAAACTAA
- the hemB gene encoding porphobilinogen synthase, with amino-acid sequence MLEFKRHRRLRQTANLRSMVRETVLKTEDLIYPIFVIEGETNKKIEVASMPGVFQISFDLLEEEINTITELGIVSVIVFGVPKDKDEVGTSAYCEHGIVQQAIKKIKQVNNELVVIADTCLCQFTNHGHCGVIEEGIVLNDPTLDLLAKTAVSQAKAGADVIAPSNMMDGFVAAIRHGLDEAGFAHIPIMSYAVKYSSAFYGPFRDAAHSAPSFGDRKTYQMDPANRLEALREAESDVLEGADFLIVKPALSYLDIIREVKDNFSYPVVAYNVSGEYSMIKAASLNGWIDEKSVVMEKLISMKRAGADLIITYFAKDVAKWLNEGK; translated from the coding sequence ATGTTAGAATTTAAAAGACATCGTCGTCTACGTCAAACGGCAAATCTCCGTTCTATGGTAAGAGAAACAGTGTTAAAAACAGAGGATTTAATCTACCCAATCTTTGTGATTGAAGGGGAAACGAATAAAAAAATTGAAGTAGCATCGATGCCAGGAGTATTTCAAATCTCATTTGATCTTTTAGAAGAAGAAATTAATACGATTACAGAACTAGGAATAGTTTCAGTTATCGTATTTGGAGTTCCAAAAGATAAAGATGAAGTTGGAACATCTGCTTATTGTGAGCATGGTATTGTTCAACAAGCGATCAAAAAGATCAAACAAGTAAACAACGAGCTAGTTGTTATAGCTGATACTTGTCTTTGTCAATTTACAAACCATGGTCACTGTGGCGTTATAGAAGAAGGAATCGTCTTAAATGACCCAACTCTTGATCTTTTAGCTAAAACAGCAGTTTCTCAAGCAAAAGCTGGCGCAGATGTCATTGCTCCTTCAAACATGATGGATGGATTTGTTGCAGCGATTCGTCATGGGTTAGATGAAGCTGGTTTCGCACATATTCCAATCATGTCTTATGCCGTTAAATATTCTTCTGCATTTTACGGACCGTTCCGTGATGCTGCTCACAGTGCTCCATCATTTGGTGACCGTAAAACATACCAAATGGACCCGGCTAACCGCTTAGAAGCTCTTCGCGAAGCAGAGAGTGATGTTTTAGAAGGTGCAGACTTTTTAATTGTAAAGCCAGCTCTTTCTTACTTAGATATTATTCGTGAAGTAAAAGATAATTTTTCATATCCCGTTGTTGCTTACAACGTGAGTGGTGAATACTCAATGATTAAAGCTGCTAGCTTAAACGGTTGGATTGATGAAAAGTCGGTTGTTATGGAAAAACTAATTAGTATGAAACGTGCCGGAGCTGATTTAATCATTACTTATTTCGCCAAAGACGTTGCGAAATGGTTAAACGAAGGGAAATAA
- the hemL gene encoding glutamate-1-semialdehyde 2,1-aminomutase, with amino-acid sequence MRTFDKSSAAFAKAKEIMPGGVNSPVRAFKSVKMDPVFMERGKGSKIYDIDGNEYIDYVLSWGPLVLGHVDDQVTEALKKAAELGTSFGAPSELETKMAELVIERVPSVEVVRMVNSGTEATMSALRLARGYTGRNKILKFEGCYHGHGDSLLIKAGSGVATLGLPDSPGVPEAVAMNTLTVPFNDLESLRYAFEEFGDDIAAVILEPVAGNMGVVLPQPGFLEAVREITEQNGTLLIFDEVMTGFRVGYHCAQGVLGITPDLTCLGKVIGGGLPVGAYGGKREIMEMIAPAGPIYQAGTLSGNPLAMTAGYETLSQLTPAHYEEFNRLGKKLADGLSAAATQYGIPHRTSQAGSMIGFFFTDQEVTNYEQAKKSDLDRFATYFRYMLEEGVSLPPSQFEGMFLSTKHTDEDIEKTIAAADKAFAMLVK; translated from the coding sequence ATGAGAACTTTTGATAAATCAAGTGCAGCTTTTGCGAAAGCAAAGGAAATAATGCCTGGTGGAGTAAATAGTCCGGTTCGTGCTTTTAAATCGGTGAAAATGGATCCTGTTTTTATGGAGCGTGGAAAAGGATCTAAGATTTATGATATTGATGGAAATGAATACATAGATTATGTTCTTTCTTGGGGACCACTAGTGTTAGGTCATGTGGATGACCAAGTAACAGAAGCGTTAAAAAAAGCGGCTGAGCTAGGGACAAGCTTTGGTGCACCTAGTGAATTAGAAACAAAAATGGCCGAGTTAGTCATTGAGCGTGTTCCTTCGGTTGAAGTTGTACGTATGGTTAATTCAGGAACAGAAGCAACGATGAGTGCTTTACGTTTAGCTCGTGGTTATACTGGTCGCAACAAAATATTAAAGTTTGAAGGCTGTTACCATGGCCATGGTGACTCTTTATTAATTAAGGCCGGTTCAGGAGTCGCTACTCTTGGTCTTCCAGATAGCCCTGGTGTTCCTGAAGCTGTGGCAATGAATACATTAACGGTTCCTTTTAACGACTTAGAGAGCTTACGCTATGCGTTTGAAGAGTTCGGTGACGATATTGCTGCTGTTATTTTAGAGCCTGTAGCAGGAAACATGGGAGTTGTTCTTCCACAACCAGGATTTTTAGAAGCGGTTCGTGAAATTACGGAACAAAATGGAACATTACTCATTTTTGATGAAGTCATGACAGGCTTCCGTGTTGGGTACCATTGTGCCCAAGGTGTGTTAGGAATTACACCTGATTTAACTTGTTTAGGAAAAGTAATCGGCGGTGGACTTCCAGTAGGCGCATACGGTGGTAAGCGTGAAATTATGGAAATGATCGCTCCTGCTGGACCGATTTATCAAGCAGGAACGCTGTCAGGTAATCCATTAGCGATGACTGCCGGATACGAAACATTATCCCAATTGACACCTGCTCACTACGAAGAATTTAACCGTCTTGGCAAGAAGCTTGCCGATGGCCTATCAGCAGCAGCGACTCAGTACGGAATTCCACATCGTACGAGCCAAGCTGGTTCAATGATTGGTTTCTTCTTTACAGATCAAGAAGTGACGAATTACGAGCAAGCAAAAAAATCGGACTTAGATCGCTTTGCAACATACTTCCGTTACATGCTTGAAGAAGGGGTATCATTACCACCTTCACAGTTTGAAGGAATGTTCCTTTCTACGAAGCACACGGATGAGGATATTGAGAAGACCATTGCGGCGGCAGATAAGGCGTTTGCGATGTTGGTTAAATAA
- a CDS encoding cytochrome C assembly family protein — translation MLNLLNFLYVFTVILYCLSVVGYFIDFLHNNQKVNRISFWLLSIVWVLQTIFFILRMIEFNRLPIMTSFEGLFFFAWIIVSVSLIINWFFKVDFFVFFTNIFGFAIMAFSVFIPTGDVSAALQELLIFELLFIHVTLVLLSYGAFTFAFIFSIMYYYQHQMLKKKRWGKRLFRFGDLSKSEHLAFMFTMLGFPLLLMGVILGIIWAAVALDQIPWFDAKVITSVLVLIVYGYYLYKTVVKKIRGYSLVLLNIAGFLLILINYFLSGALSKFHLWY, via the coding sequence ATGTTAAATTTGTTAAATTTTTTATATGTTTTTACAGTCATCCTATATTGTTTAAGTGTCGTAGGGTATTTTATTGATTTCTTACACAACAACCAGAAGGTAAATCGTATCTCCTTCTGGTTGCTTTCTATTGTCTGGGTACTTCAGACAATCTTCTTTATTTTGCGAATGATTGAATTTAACAGACTACCAATTATGACTTCATTTGAAGGATTGTTCTTCTTTGCATGGATCATAGTTAGTGTATCACTCATAATTAATTGGTTTTTCAAAGTTGATTTCTTCGTCTTTTTTACCAATATTTTTGGTTTTGCGATTATGGCGTTTAGTGTCTTTATTCCTACTGGAGACGTGTCAGCAGCGTTGCAAGAGCTATTAATTTTTGAGTTACTATTCATCCATGTAACACTCGTCTTACTTTCGTATGGTGCATTTACGTTTGCGTTTATCTTTTCGATTATGTACTATTACCAACATCAAATGCTCAAAAAGAAACGTTGGGGTAAGCGGCTATTTAGGTTTGGAGATCTGTCTAAATCTGAGCATCTTGCTTTTATGTTTACAATGCTAGGTTTCCCGCTTCTTTTAATGGGAGTTATATTAGGAATTATTTGGGCAGCGGTTGCCCTAGATCAAATCCCATGGTTTGACGCCAAAGTTATCACGTCTGTTTTAGTATTAATCGTTTATGGCTATTACTTATATAAAACAGTAGTTAAGAAGATCCGCGGTTATTCACTAGTTCTCTTAAATATCGCTGGCTTCCTTCTTATCTTAATAAACTACTTCTTATCAGGAGCACTTTCAAAGTTTCATTTATGGTACTAA
- a CDS encoding uroporphyrinogen-III synthase → MDLQGKKILVTRAKAQASALSSQIEANGGVPVEMPLISCKEVENKCAIHNAVNSIHTYDWIVFTSKNGIDFFLLEYVKLKGTTKIPCKIAVVGKKTEDILADYGLHADLIPKLFVAESLLESLLNVLHTGERVLFPRGNLARTVIPESLRENNIYVNELDVYENVIEDNSKDQLYKAILNQEIDVVTFTSSSTVDNFVKLLEGTNWRDHIGEMIFASIGPITSKTMLKHGLPVHVEPSEYTIQGMLDSVMDNLKEDKSC, encoded by the coding sequence ATGGATCTTCAAGGTAAAAAGATATTAGTGACGAGGGCAAAGGCACAAGCCTCTGCTCTCTCGTCACAAATAGAGGCAAATGGTGGAGTTCCAGTTGAGATGCCACTCATTTCATGCAAAGAAGTAGAAAACAAATGTGCAATCCACAACGCAGTTAATTCTATACATACATATGATTGGATTGTTTTTACGAGTAAAAATGGAATTGACTTCTTTTTGCTGGAATATGTGAAACTTAAGGGAACAACTAAAATTCCGTGCAAAATTGCCGTAGTTGGTAAAAAGACGGAAGATATTTTAGCTGACTATGGGTTACATGCAGATCTTATTCCTAAATTATTCGTAGCTGAGAGCTTATTAGAAAGTTTACTTAACGTTCTTCATACAGGGGAGCGTGTCCTATTTCCACGTGGTAATTTAGCAAGAACGGTAATACCAGAGAGCTTAAGAGAGAATAATATTTATGTAAATGAATTAGACGTCTATGAAAATGTAATCGAAGACAATTCAAAAGATCAATTATATAAAGCTATTTTAAATCAAGAAATTGATGTGGTTACATTTACAAGTTCATCAACTGTTGATAACTTTGTTAAATTACTAGAAGGAACAAATTGGCGAGATCATATTGGGGAAATGATTTTTGCCTCAATCGGGCCGATTACTTCTAAAACAATGCTTAAACATGGTCTACCTGTTCATGTTGAGCCAAGTGAATATACAATCCAAGGCATGCTTGATAGTGTTATGGACAACCTAAAGGAGGATAAATCATGTTAG
- a CDS encoding ABC transporter ATP-binding protein — MIYFEDVTKKYQLTRSRSIVALNNVSIEIHKGEFISVIGPSGSGKSTFLALASLLDKQTNGEVYLNGNRTSLLKDKERTNLRYELCGYIFQFASLTPALPVIDNIMLPLLLRGKPRKDLEEQALKLLADVGLKDEYAYHQPYQLSGGEQRRVAVARALLKKPKILFADEPTSALDDGTAKDLIRLFHKLHDQGTTIVMVTHDKDLAKEGTGVIEIRDGNVECRM; from the coding sequence ATGATATATTTTGAGGATGTAACGAAGAAGTACCAGTTAACAAGAAGTCGGTCGATTGTCGCTTTAAACAATGTAAGTATTGAGATACATAAAGGAGAGTTTATCTCGGTAATCGGCCCGTCAGGAAGTGGAAAATCAACATTTCTTGCATTAGCAAGCCTTCTAGATAAACAAACTAATGGGGAAGTTTATTTAAATGGGAATAGAACTTCTTTACTGAAGGACAAGGAACGAACGAATTTACGTTATGAATTATGTGGATATATCTTTCAATTTGCAAGTCTTACACCAGCTCTCCCAGTGATTGATAATATCATGCTTCCGTTATTGTTAAGGGGGAAACCACGAAAAGACCTTGAAGAACAAGCATTGAAATTATTAGCCGACGTTGGATTAAAGGACGAATACGCCTATCATCAACCTTATCAACTTAGTGGTGGTGAACAACGGCGTGTAGCAGTAGCTAGAGCATTATTAAAAAAGCCTAAAATTCTTTTTGCAGATGAACCAACGTCGGCTCTCGATGATGGCACAGCAAAAGATCTGATAAGGTTATTTCATAAGTTACATGATCAAGGAACAACGATCGTCATGGTGACCCATGATAAAGACCTTGCAAAAGAGGGGACAGGGGTGATAGAGATTAGGGATGGGAATGTAGAATGTAGAATGTAA
- the ysxE gene encoding spore coat protein YsxE, with amino-acid sequence MITNNAPQNSIGHILFQYDLYPEKIEQFGKVKKIVTSRGTYALKESSMTRDQAHWFSHVMKRLDKLNFKQLVPLIPTKYGDLTITHGNKTYYLQPWFLEDAQIPDEKKEKILFKQLGKLHGLTVKHQEFSQETIETSYQDLLNRWEKRRIEMEYFAEEAERKTYMSPFELTFLTHYSRLDMMANTATKYLKAWHDECLEKKSFRAVLCHGKLDRNHIYYHPNGYGYLFNFEKAVLDTPARDLAISFRKSFQYTLWSEDQGAEWLEAYQKFILLEDEEKKLFASYLIYPEPIFHCLDLYKKRDGTITELQFVQLLEKRIITMTRVNYFIHKTLLKNESSQPSE; translated from the coding sequence ATGATCACAAATAATGCCCCACAAAACTCTATCGGGCATATTCTGTTTCAGTATGATTTATATCCAGAGAAAATCGAACAGTTTGGTAAAGTAAAAAAAATCGTCACATCACGAGGAACCTATGCATTAAAAGAATCCTCGATGACTAGGGACCAAGCTCATTGGTTTTCACATGTAATGAAGAGATTAGATAAACTAAATTTTAAACAACTTGTTCCATTAATTCCAACGAAATATGGGGATTTAACAATTACTCATGGAAACAAAACCTACTACCTGCAGCCGTGGTTTTTAGAGGATGCACAAATTCCAGATGAAAAAAAAGAAAAAATTCTGTTTAAACAGCTAGGGAAACTTCATGGTTTAACAGTAAAGCATCAGGAATTTTCCCAAGAGACCATTGAGACTTCCTATCAAGATTTGCTTAATCGTTGGGAAAAACGACGCATAGAAATGGAGTATTTTGCAGAAGAAGCCGAACGGAAAACGTACATGTCTCCTTTTGAACTTACGTTTCTCACTCATTATAGTAGACTCGATATGATGGCCAACACGGCTACAAAGTATTTAAAAGCGTGGCATGACGAGTGTCTAGAAAAAAAGAGCTTTCGTGCAGTTCTTTGCCATGGTAAGTTAGATCGCAATCATATTTATTATCATCCAAATGGCTATGGATATTTATTTAATTTTGAAAAAGCGGTCTTAGACACACCGGCAAGAGATTTAGCGATTTCGTTTCGGAAGTCATTCCAATATACGCTATGGAGTGAGGATCAAGGTGCAGAGTGGTTAGAAGCATACCAAAAATTTATTCTTCTTGAAGATGAAGAGAAAAAGTTATTTGCTAGCTATTTAATTTACCCTGAACCAATTTTCCATTGCTTAGACCTCTATAAAAAGAGAGATGGAACAATAACCGAATTACAGTTTGTCCAACTGCTAGAAAAACGTATTATTACAATGACGAGAGTAAATTATTTTATCCATAAAACACTACTCAAAAATGAAAGCAGTCAACCTTCAGAATAG